CATAGCTACGGCCATTTCCATGAGTAATTAAGTTATCGTGAAAATTCACCAATTCTGAAAGCTTATCTATATTGTTAAGCTTAAAAGTTTGGCTTTTAATTTTAGGATAATTACCCCAACTCGAAATACTCATATTATGCACACCTTAAAAAAATTTTCTATCAAGAAAAAATTTAAATACATAGCCAATTCCAAGACCAATTATTGCCCCAATATATTTCGCAGATTTAAATTCAAATATTCTGTGGAAACTAATTTCAAAACCCCAAAAAATAGCTGTAGTAATAACACCAGTTAAAGAGTATAAAAAAAAGATTTTAAATTCACTAGTGCTAACTTCATTTTTAAAATTAAAGATATAATTTTTATCAAAAAAATACTTGCAAATGAGTCCTACAATTGTTCCAATAATCATTGCAAAGTAAAAACTCCATAGTCCATCATAGATTACTAAGGTAAAGAATTGAAACAAAAGATTAAGAGATGTTGCAATAATAGCAAATATTGAATATTTAAAAAGTATCATAAATAGAGTATAAATGAATACGATAAAACCCATAAGAAAACCATTAGTTGAATAAACCTATCATTCAAAATAATTGATACTGGGGAAGCAGTATTTTCATCAAAAAAAGCAAGTTGAAGATATTTTATAAGTCCAAGTAATACAAATAAAACTGTTAAATATAAATGTTCATTTTGAATTCTTAATTGAACTTCATTTGATAAAGTAAATAATATATACGTCATAACAATCACTGCAGCTAAAATTATCATGGTAATATTAATAAATTTGATATTATAAGCATCAATAACTTTTCTCATTTTTAGACCAGAATTCAAAAAAATTAGCACGTCATCTCTTCGTTTTGCAAGTGCTAGAAACAGAGCTAAAAGATATGTCAAAATTACTATCCAAATAGAAAGATTGACATCAGTTACTATAGCCCCAAGCCAAATCCTTAAAACAAATCCAAATGCAATAACATTAACATCCAAAATAACTACATTCTTTAGATAAACAGAATAAGCAATATTTATAATAAAATAAATAATGATCACTATTAAAGCAT
This sequence is a window from Candidatus Pseudothioglobus singularis PS1. Protein-coding genes within it:
- a CDS encoding GtrA family protein, whose product is MGFIVFIYTLFMILFKYSIFAIIATSLNLLFQFFTLVIYDGLWSFYFAMIIGTIVGLICKYFFDKNYIFNFKNEVSTSEFKIFFLYSLTGVITTAIFWGFEISFHRIFEFKSAKYIGAIIGLGIGYVFKFFLDRKFF
- a CDS encoding UbiA prenyltransferase family protein, with the protein product MKIQSFFKLLRINHYIKNFFIFMPLFFSGEMINAYLFLNTFLAFLAFSFAASAVYIFNDFLDLKDDLIHPRKRFRPIASGEIDKKNAILIMLVLASFGVFISTNIIFHALIVIIIYFIINIAYSVYLKNVVILDVNVIAFGFVLRIWLGAIVTDVNLSIWIVILTYLLALFLALAKRRDDVLIFLNSGLKMRKVIDAYNIKFINITMIILAAVIVMTYILFTLSNEVQLRIQNEHLYLTVLFVLLGLIKYLQLAFFDENTASPVSIILNDRFIQLMVFLWVLSYSFILYL